Below is a genomic region from Glaciihabitans sp. INWT7.
GCACTGATTACAAAGGAGTAGTAATGCGAAAAGTCCTTTTGGCTACGACCCTTCTGGCAGTTTCGACCCTCGCGCTCGCCGGATGCAGCACCGCGGCGACCACCGGGGGCACCGCGGCGAAGTCCGATTCCAAGCCCGTCTACGTCTTTCTGCCGAAGTCGCTCAACAACCCGTACTGGGTCGATGCGCGCAAGGGAATGGAAGACCAGGCGAAGAAGCTCGGTGTCACCGCGAAGTTCCTCGGCCCGGACACCGACGATGCTGCCGCACAGGTGGCAATCTTCGATTCCATCCTCGCCACCAACCCCGCGGGCATCGCGATCTCGCCCAACGACCCCGCCAGCGTCATCGACGACATCGCGAAGGCCCGCGCTGCCGGCATCCCGGTCATCGCCTGGGACGGCCCTGTGCCGAACAGCCAGGTGATGGGCTACATCGGCACCGACAACGTGGCCGCGGGAGAGCAGGCAGGAGAAGCCCTCGCCAAGAGCATCAACAAGAAGGGCAAGGTCGCCGTGGTCATCGGCAGCCTGAGCGCGGTCAATCTCAACCAGCGCCTCACCGGCGTCAAGAAGGCCCTGGCCAAGTACCCGGACATCAAGCTCGTTGCTACCGAGGTGTCGGGCGAATCCATCG
It encodes:
- a CDS encoding sugar-binding protein, with amino-acid sequence MRKVLLATTLLAVSTLALAGCSTAATTGGTAAKSDSKPVYVFLPKSLNNPYWVDARKGMEDQAKKLGVTAKFLGPDTDDAAAQVAIFDSILATNPAGIAISPNDPASVIDDIAKARAAGIPVIAWDGPVPNSQVMGYIGTDNVAAGEQAGEALAKSINKKGKVAVVIGSLSAVNLNQRLTGVKKALAKYPDIKLVATEVSGESIATAQSASETILQANPDLAGMVGIGGSDLPGIAGALKSGNKCGAVKAVGFDVVPQGIDGMKGKCVDALISQKPFGMTAQALQILADFHAKTSKLKDNFTVDTGVVTVTPDSLDEFLKTAH